CCGCTGCGGAATGTCGCGCTGCATCAGGCTGACATCGGCTCGCACCACTTGACTGACAATCGAAAGAACGGAGTCGGAGCTTTTCTCGGTGGCGGCAAAGAGATGCTTCTCGGTGACAGGGCGAACCAGCAATTTTTTCTCTTCCATGAATCTCCCGATGAAATCATTCAGCTCATCGGAATTGTCGGCGTCTATATTCATCGGGTAACTCCAGACCGTGGCGCCCCCCAGTTTGAGGAAAAGTCGCTTTTCCTTGAAGTCGAGGACGAAATAGGTCTTTTTCATCTGCGCCAGCTTCAGTTCCGAAGCGATTAAGCGGTATTCGAGGTTGGCTTTGTCATAACTCCATTTCCTGGCGCCGGTTTTCTGCTTGCCCTCGGCGGAGGCATTTTCATTCTCCGTGTCATCGCCGCCGCATGAAAATAGAAGTGTCGCCGCCAGGGCGAAGATAACTGCCAGACGAAATAGCATTATCTTAAAACTCATTACAAAGCCTAAAAAATATAAATCGGGGTGCCGATAGGAGTCCGGTTATACAATTTCTCCAGGTCCTCGGAGCCAACCCGGACACATCCGTGGGTGACATTGATGCCGAGAAGCCGCTCATAAATTGTTCCATGAATAAAGTAGCCGTCGCCAAAGCCAAGAGCGTAATCGCCCATCATATTCGGGTCGAGTCTCTCGCTCTGGTCTTTGGGAATCTCTTCCCCTTCCTCCAGAAATGCCCAGTCCGGCTTGCGCCACCAGGGGTGGGGAATCTTGCTGGAGACTTTGAAAACCCCAAGGGGAGTATCAAAAATCCATTTGCGACCGGTGGTGCTGTCAATAAATTCGCCCCCTGAGCCGGTCGAGGCGGTTGCCGCGAGCAGAATGGAATCTTCATTGCGAAGATAAACTTTGTTGGCGTGGGTATCGATGACAATGTAAGGTTTTGCCGGTTTTAGCCGGGCAAGCGACTTTTTGGCTTCCTGTATCTCTTTCTTTGCCTTCTTTTCATCCTCGGGAAGACTTCGCACATGAAGAGAATCCGCCAAACCGTTCTTAAGCTTTTCTTCCGAACGGTTGGTGGCGACCATTAGATAAGCGCCCACAATCAGCAGCAATCCAAAAATGGACAGCGATATGTAAATAGCGACTTTTTTCATGGCCAGCGGTCGGAACGTCGGACAATCGTCACCGGCGTGCCGACTCCGACATATTTCATAAGGTGGTCCATATCTTTATTGGTAAGCGCCACGCATCCTTCCGTCCAGTCGCGCCCCTTGCCCCCTTCGCCATGTATCTCGATCAGTCCGCCGATACGGGCGCGCTTCGAAATATAACCTTTCCGTTTATTTTCCTCAAAGCGGACCTTATCCGAGGCGTTGGGATAATTTATAAGCAACGCCTTATAATATTTACTACGACCATACCCCTTTTCTTCCGTTATATAATATTTTCCTTCAGGGGTGGCGCCGTCGCCGGAAAACATCTTCTGATGCGCCGGATTATAGCCGAACTCGGAGTCGTAGGTATGAATCAGTTTTCCGCCTTTGATAAGGTATGTCCGGTGTTTGGACTTATCAACAATTATGGCGTAGCGCCCGGAAGCGCGTGATGATTCCACCGTTTCCGCCACCCAGCGGCGCCAGATATGAATCTTGGAGGAATCATCATTGTCGTAAGCGGTGATCATCTCCGCCATCTTCTTCAAGGATTCTTTTCCCTCGGCGACCATCTTACGGGCTTCGTCAAATTCGCGGTTGTTGAGAAGGATTTCGCTGGTGCGGTACGCCAGTTCGGCGGCGTTCCAGTAGTGCTCCACCTTGTTGCGACTGAGGGCGCCATTTAGCCCTTCCTTCCACTCGGAGAGTTCCGATTTGAGAGTCGTCCGCTCCGCCTGAATCAGGGCTTCGCTGTTGCGAACATAAGTACTGGCTTCCTCGGTGGCGCGATTGGCTGTTTCAAAGGCAAGATTCAAAATGGAATCGGCCGGTTTGAAATTGCGGAAAGGACCCAGACGTCCCTTCTGGCGGGCCATCTCCATCCAGCCCTGCTGTACCAGCTGCTCGGCGCTGCGATAGGTGGTCTCGGCATATTTTATAGCGCCCATATTAGAGGCATGCTCGAGCGCTTTTTTGGCGCGCTCCAGTGAGGCGGACGGCGGCTCCTGGCAGCCTGCCAAAAGTAACGATAACCCCAGTAGTATTAAAGATGCGTATCTGATTCCTGCGCGTCGTTTCACGAGACCTAAAACCAATCCCTGGCTGCTTTTGTTCTAAAATTCATCTGGGGCGTCCGCCGATGGCGGGCACCCCAGATAAAATATCGGAAGATTCCAAAGAATCGATTACTTCTTCATCCCGGCGGCAGTAGCGATTTCTTCAGTAATGCTGTTCGCTTTCTGCATAACGGCCTGGACTTTAGACTTGGCCGTGAGGTATTTTCCGGCATTGAAATCGTTCTTGGCTTCTTCAAACTGAGCGGCGACGCCGGCGAGGTCGGTCTTGATCAGTTCCAACTCCGCTTTGTTGCCTTTTCCTTTGGGGGCTTTGGCATAAGCGGCATTGGCGGCATCGATAGCGGCCTGTGCCTCAGTAATCAGATTGGTAACTTCCTGACGAACTCTTTCCTTTTCCTCAGCCGCTTTGGCGGAGGCTTCTTCAGCCAGCGCCTGGGCGCGGATGAACATCTCTTTGGACTTGCCGTAGCTGCGGAAGAGGGCAAACTTGGAATCCTGCTCATTCTTGGCAGCCATCGCGGCGTTGAGTGTATCGGAAGCCATACGGAAGGCATTCGGTACATACTGCTCGGCTTCAGCCGAACGGGCCGCATTGATAGCATTATTTGCCGCCTGCATCTCAGCTTCGGGAGCCTTACTGCAGCCGGCAATGACCAGCAGGGCAAATGCGGCGAGCACTAATGCTACACGCTGAATCATGTTGAAACCCTTTCTGTCCCGATGGTGAGGGACGAAAAAAAAGGATACGCGCTGGAAGGATAATCCGGCGCCCATCCCGACCGTTTAAGTCACTCAGTTATTGTTATATTCTTAATCATGCCAAAGTAAAATCTTACCCGGCCGTATCCTTTCAATATCGAGTCAGCGGTCTGACCTTTCATTGCAACCTATAACCGTCAGGCTATCGTTGAAGCGAATAAATATATCGGGGGGTCTATTTTTGTCAATATATTTTTCTGTCTAAATTTCTCAGACCAGGCATGGAATGTAGTCCATCTCTCACTATTCTTGCTGATTTATAAGCAATTGCGTGGCAAAATGATGTCCTGACCTGAAAGCAAGGAAGGAAATATTGGAGTCAGAAATTGTCATTGGAGTTGGACAATCGATGCCTCAGAAGAGGACAGCATTATGGAATCCTGACTAACAAGATTCATAGAGTTTTGGCGAACAGTTATTTCAAAAAAGAGGCAATTTAGAAAAAAATATGTGGCTGCCGAATGGCGGTCCCGGCAAAAAGCGAGGGCTGTGACTTAAAAAGGCAATTATGTGTGAGGCTGGAAGATACCGGCATTCTCTTAATATGAGCAAATTACTCCTGATTGGCATAATAGGAATGGCGACAAAAAAGTAGAGTAAAACCGATTTATCGGTCGTTTCAATCGGGAAATAAGTGAAATAATATCTTGACGTTAGAGGGATGATGGTATATTTTATTGAAGATATTTGGCGTAACTAAAAGGCTGTTTGAGTCTTTTTATTTTGAGATAATATGAGAAAAATTTCACAAGCAACTTCAGATATCTGGATTGAAATCCCGTCTTTTTCGGGGAGGACTTAATGGGCGCTTTGCAATATTTTATTTACCTCTCGGTGGCTGTCCTGCTGCTGGGGCTTCTGTTCAAAGCGATGAAGATCGCACGGATGCCGATTCATCTGCGCTGGGACCTTTATCCGATACCGCATGAAAAAGGCAAGGGGCATTATGGCGGCTCTTACTTTGAAGAGCTCGACTGGTGGACCAAACCGCTGAAAGTCTCGCTGGTATCGGAAGTGAAGGAGATGTCAAAGGAGATTCTGCTGATACAGTCGTTGTTTCATCACAATCGGTTTCTCTGGTTCTCATCTTTTCCATTTCATTTTGGGCTGTATCTGCTGGTGGGATATCTCTTTTTTCTCTTGCTGGGCGCGATTCTGAATCTCTCCGGTATCGTTATTGGAGCAACCTCAGAGAGCGCCATCGGCGTCACTACCCATTATCTGACAGTAATAACCGGCGCAGGCGGGGCGATCCTTGGCGCCATTGGGGCGGTGGGACTTATTTTGAGCAGAATTTTCAAAGGAGAACTGAGAAGATTTTCGGTGAAGGCGGATTTCTTCAATCTTGCCCTCCTGCTTGCCCTGTTTGTCGCTCTGCTGATATCACTGGTGACAGTGGATAAAGATGGCGCTTTGCATCGGTCGCTGGCAGGGAATCTGATTACATTTAAACCGATGGGGGAGATGCCGTCACCGATACCACTGGAACTTTTCCTTGCCGGCTTCTTCTTTCTTTATCTGCCCTTCACTCATATGACTCATTTTGTAGGTAAATATTTCACTTATCATAAAGTTCGCTGGGAGGACCATCCCAACTTGAGAGGGAGCAAAATAGAAAAGGCGGTTACCGAGTACCTCGGATATAAACTGTCCTGGTCGGCGGCGCATATCAAGCCAGGCTCGACCTGGGCTGAAGCCGCCACCGATACCAGTCCTGTCACCGGCGAGGAGAAAAAGAAATGAGCTCCAAGAAGGTAAAAGTGACCGATATGTCGAACAACCAGGGGCAATTGACCGAGCTCAATCAGGCCGACTTTCTTCCCCTGCCCCCGCCCTATGACAAACTGGAATTGGAGCCGAAGATGAAACCGCTCACGCCGGACCAGAGGCAGCGGTATGAATGCGACCTGGATGGTATCGCGGCGGTGATGATTCCGCGGCCTAAGACAGAAGAAGAAAAGAAGGTCCTGGTTGATAAATTTCTGTCGGGACTGACCAAGCTCTTTAACAAGGAAGACAACTGGACTTTCATCCAGGCGCTTCTTCTGACAATGGAGTACTGCGCCAAATGCCAGACCTGCTCGACCGCCTGCCCCATATTTGAGGAATCAGGGGGAAAAGAGATATATCGCCCGTCGTATCGCGCCGATGTCATGCGTCGCCTTTACAAAAAATATATCAAGCCGGGAGGGAAATTTTTCACGAAACTGACCGGCGATGATATCGAAGTGAACTGGGAGATGATTGCCCGTCTGGCGGAGTTAACCTATCGCTGCACCCTTTGCCGTCGCTGCGCGCAGACCTGCCCGATTGGCGCCGACAATGGTCTGGTGACCCATGAGTTGCGCAAGATATTCAGTCAGGAGATGGGGATTTCGGTCAAGCAACTGCATGAGGTCGGCTCGGTGCAGCATATTCAGAAAGGCTCCTCGACCGGAATGACGCCGCTGGCTTTCAAAGACAATGTCGAGTTTATGGAAGATGAGGTCAAAGAGCGGACCGGGATGGAATTCAAATGGCCTATCGACAAGGCAGGGGCTGATGTTCTGCTATTGCATAACGCCGGCGAATTTCTGGCATGGCCCGAAAATCCGGAAGCCTTTGCCATCATTCTGGAAGCGGCCGGAATCAGTTATACTCTCTCCAGCGACCTTTTGGGATATGACGGTGTCAACTATGGTCTCTGGTATGATGATGTGCAACTGGCGCGGGTGGCGCTGAAACATATTGAGACAGCGAAAAAATTGGGAGTCAAGAAAATCGTTCTGGGGGAATGCGGGCATTCCCACAAAGCGCTGACCGTGATTGCCGACCGCATCCTTACGGGGGATTATAACATACCTCGTGAAAGCTCCTTAACGCTTCTGGCCGATATAGTCAAGAGCGGTCGCCTGAAACTGGACAAATCGCGGAATGAAGATATCTACGTAACATTGCATGACCCCTGCAATGTGGTCCGGTTAATGGGCATTGTGGAACCGCAGCGAGAAATTCTTCGGGCGATTTCCCCCAAATTCCGGGAGATGACTCCCCACGGAGTGGAGAATTATTGCTGCGGCGGCGGCAGCGGTTTTGCCATAATGCCCAACACCAATTTCCCGGATTGGCGGCACAGCGTTGCCGGGCGAAAAAAGCTGCGTCAGGTGCTGGACGTTTTCCAGGATGTGATTGGTCCGGAGCACAAGAAATATGTCTGCGCTCCCTGCAGCAACTGCAAAGGACAGATACGGGAGCTATTCAGCGCGTACGGTGTTTTTGAGCGCTGCAATATTCTCTATGGCGGATTGGTTGAACTGATTGTCAATGCCATGACCGATATCGAAAAACCTTTCCTGGAGTGGGACTGGCATTAATTTCTCGAGCGTCTTATAGAATGACTCTGGCAGGCGGTGTCGGTATTAATCGATGCCGCTTGTTCTTTTGCCGGAGAAGAGTTATAGGAACTTTCCTTACGCAGCCCTGACCATTCCCTGCTGACCAATTTCTCGGAAACAAGAGCATTACTGATTTGATTTTTATTTTCGTTGACAGTCTCTGAAATTAGAGTATTATATAAACATCTGGGATGAGAAGGCGCAGATAAATTCTCGCTGAAATCTGTTCCTGGAGGATTCTCGTGTGTAAGACAAATTCTCCTGTTGAAATTCCGAAGGGCCGGGGCATATCTATCGACACAATCAAACCTATTTCTCCTGGCGATAAATCTCAAATTCTCTTCCGGATTGATGTTTTCCATATGAGCCGATTTTGGGCTCATTGAAGCGCTGATTGAAACATTTAACTGTAAGGCAGCCGGATTGAAAACCGGTGATATCTGCCGTCGCCGGCAATCTGTCCTATTGAAAATCAACCCAAACCTGCTGAGGAGGATATTATGCGAAAAGCTATCACGATTTCAGGCGCGCTGCTTTTGTGTCTGATAATGGTTGCCGGGTGTGGCGATGACGACAAGAAGCCGACCAATTCGCTGACCCCGGTACCAACTTCGCTTGTCGCCACCTGGTGGTTCAATTCGGCGACTAAAAACGGCAATCCGATTCCCTATGACAGTCTCAATTTCAATTCCAGTGGTGTCGACCAGTCACTCGTTCTGACAACCAATCATACCTGGAGTTTAATCGAATATGACAATTCCGCCAATCCCGTTTACACCTCGAGCGGCACTTTCACGACAGACAACAACTGGATTCATATTAAAGTGCTGCTGGAGAACGGCTCCCCGGCCGACCCTGATGATACTTCATCCTCCCAGTGGTCCGCCACCTCTACGCAGTTGACTATCACGAATACTATAGTTTTTGACCAGCAGACAATCACGATAATCTCTATCTATGACAAGGAGTGAGAAGGAGACGTCAATTCCGGGCAAGCAACTAATAACCGAAAAGAGGTTCAACATGCGCTGTAAAGCAAAGATTCTTCTTTGGTCGTTCATCTTTGTCTGTCTCTTTGCATCTTTACCCGATTCCGCTCAGGCGTACACCGGGAAACTGCAGATTCCTCCCGCGGGCGATAAGCAGATGATAACGCTGGATGATGGCTCTACCCTGGTAGGCAGGATTACCAACATCGGCGAAAGCGAAATTCGATTCGAAACTGATATGGGGGAGATGACCATTCAAATCGCTAAAATAAAGGAAATCAAAGAGCTCCCTGCGTCATCCATTAAGGGGGGCAAATACTGGTTTCCCAATCCCAATCGGACACGTTTATTCTGGGGACCAACTGCCCGCACTCTCCAGAAAGGTGACGGTTATCTCTTCGACCTCTGGATATTCTTTCCCGGCATCGCCTATGGCATCACCGACAACATTATGGTAACCGGCGGGGTATCGATACTTCCAGGCGCTGACGCCGAAGACCAGTTGTACTATCTTTCGCCCAAAATCGGTTTTGCAGCGTCGGATAAACTGGATGTCGCTTTCAACTTCATTCTCTTCCATCTCTGGGATGAGTCGTTTTACTTTGCAATGGCTAACAGCACTTACGGCACCGATGACAACAGCCTGACCGGCGGACTGGGAATCGCTTTCGATGAAGAAGAAATGGCTGACAATCCGGTCGCTACCCTGGGCGCCGAATATCGTCTTGGCCGCCGGGTCGCGGCGGTAGGCGAGAC
This genomic interval from Candidatus Zixiibacteriota bacterium contains the following:
- a CDS encoding L,D-transpeptidase, which produces MKKVAIYISLSIFGLLLIVGAYLMVATNRSEEKLKNGLADSLHVRSLPEDEKKAKKEIQEAKKSLARLKPAKPYIVIDTHANKVYLRNEDSILLAATASTGSGGEFIDSTTGRKWIFDTPLGVFKVSSKIPHPWWRKPDWAFLEEGEEIPKDQSERLDPNMMGDYALGFGDGYFIHGTIYERLLGINVTHGCVRVGSEDLEKLYNRTPIGTPIYIF
- a CDS encoding respiratory nitrate reductase subunit gamma, yielding MGALQYFIYLSVAVLLLGLLFKAMKIARMPIHLRWDLYPIPHEKGKGHYGGSYFEELDWWTKPLKVSLVSEVKEMSKEILLIQSLFHHNRFLWFSSFPFHFGLYLLVGYLFFLLLGAILNLSGIVIGATSESAIGVTTHYLTVITGAGGAILGAIGAVGLILSRIFKGELRRFSVKADFFNLALLLALFVALLISLVTVDKDGALHRSLAGNLITFKPMGEMPSPIPLELFLAGFFFLYLPFTHMTHFVGKYFTYHKVRWEDHPNLRGSKIEKAVTEYLGYKLSWSAAHIKPGSTWAEAATDTSPVTGEEKKK
- a CDS encoding (Fe-S)-binding protein; its protein translation is MSSKKVKVTDMSNNQGQLTELNQADFLPLPPPYDKLELEPKMKPLTPDQRQRYECDLDGIAAVMIPRPKTEEEKKVLVDKFLSGLTKLFNKEDNWTFIQALLLTMEYCAKCQTCSTACPIFEESGGKEIYRPSYRADVMRRLYKKYIKPGGKFFTKLTGDDIEVNWEMIARLAELTYRCTLCRRCAQTCPIGADNGLVTHELRKIFSQEMGISVKQLHEVGSVQHIQKGSSTGMTPLAFKDNVEFMEDEVKERTGMEFKWPIDKAGADVLLLHNAGEFLAWPENPEAFAIILEAAGISYTLSSDLLGYDGVNYGLWYDDVQLARVALKHIETAKKLGVKKIVLGECGHSHKALTVIADRILTGDYNIPRESSLTLLADIVKSGRLKLDKSRNEDIYVTLHDPCNVVRLMGIVEPQREILRAISPKFREMTPHGVENYCCGGGSGFAIMPNTNFPDWRHSVAGRKKLRQVLDVFQDVIGPEHKKYVCAPCSNCKGQIRELFSAYGVFERCNILYGGLVELIVNAMTDIEKPFLEWDWH
- a CDS encoding L,D-transpeptidase; amino-acid sequence: MAGCQEPPSASLERAKKALEHASNMGAIKYAETTYRSAEQLVQQGWMEMARQKGRLGPFRNFKPADSILNLAFETANRATEEASTYVRNSEALIQAERTTLKSELSEWKEGLNGALSRNKVEHYWNAAELAYRTSEILLNNREFDEARKMVAEGKESLKKMAEMITAYDNDDSSKIHIWRRWVAETVESSRASGRYAIIVDKSKHRTYLIKGGKLIHTYDSEFGYNPAHQKMFSGDGATPEGKYYITEEKGYGRSKYYKALLINYPNASDKVRFEENKRKGYISKRARIGGLIEIHGEGGKGRDWTEGCVALTNKDMDHLMKYVGVGTPVTIVRRSDRWP